The following proteins are co-located in the Festucalex cinctus isolate MCC-2025b chromosome 15, RoL_Fcin_1.0, whole genome shotgun sequence genome:
- the abl1 gene encoding tyrosine-protein kinase ABL1 isoform X1, with protein sequence MGQQPGKFVGDQRRPSLPAFIKGVKKESARHGTQPCNVFAVHEALQRPDLEGQGLSEAARWNSKENLLAGPSENDPNLFVALYDFVASGDNTLSITKGEKLRVLGYNHNGEWCEAQTKNGQGWVPSNYITPVNSLEKHSWYHGPVSRNAAEYLLSSGINGSFLVRESESSPGQRSISLRYEGRVYHYRINTASDGKLYVSSESRFNTLAELVHHHSTVADGLITTLHYPAPKRNKPTIYGVSPNYDKWEMERTDITMKHKLGGGQYGEVYEGVWKKYNLTVAVKTLKEDTMEVEEFLKEAAVMKEIKHPNLVQLLGVCTREPPFYIITEFMTHGNLLDYLRECNREEVNAVVLLYMATQISSAMEYLEKKNFIHRDLAARNCLVGENHLVKVADFGLSRLMTGDTYTAHAGAKFPIKWTAPESLAYNKFSIKSDVWAFGVLLWEIATYGMSPYPGIDLSQVYELLEKDYRMDRPEGCPEKVYELMRACWRWNPSERPSFAETHQAFETMFQESSISDEVEKELGKKGKKVTLGSIQQAPELPTKTRTLRRNKDNRDGDSPDPVDPEVALPSPMLPRKERPLLDGNLNEDDRLLPKDKDKTRGGFLSLIKKKKKNAPAPPKRSTSFREMDVHHDRRGGCPDPRDGDCVNNGGSLAINDATHVLESSKSLATNNNGTNGAPTYPGPLFPRRKGDPAMAGPTGKAAVTPPGEDEVMTNSKRFFWSSSLPTGSDGTQWRSVTLPRDLGQRRFDSGTFGGKPALPRKRTSEQKGDAAPRLGALTPPPRLPKKAEESPDEAPKDAEPSPGSSPQALTPKVGKRPGLPENSKTSALHAELLKPSVFPALGAAGDECRARRNKHTTDAREKSKFQKPKPAPPPPPANAKTAKTSRSPAQDLPSPSSEIKAKGLTSPSEPQHGTTPGEGAKKLPPSCNSKPQPLKTSASASSSLGGEPAAFIPLVNPRRSLRKTAPRQASERTPNSAVTREMVLEGAEQLRAAIGRNSEQTGSHGAVLEAGKNLSKYCVSYVDSIQQMRNKFAFREAINKLESSLRELQICPAASGGANAQQDFTKLLSSVKEISDIVQR encoded by the exons ATGGGGCAGCAGCCGGGGAAGTTTGTCGGGGACCAGAGGAGACCCAGTCTGCCAGCTTTCATCAAGGGTGTCAAGAAGGAATCCGCGCGCCATGGGACACAGCCGTGCAACGTATTCGCTGTGCACG aAGCTCTCCAGAGACCAGACTTAGAGGGTCAAGGTCTGTCCGAAGCGGCCCGCTGGAACTCTAAAGAGAACCTTTTGGCTGGACCCAGCGAAAATGACCCCAACCTGTTTGTGGCGCTGTATGACTTTGTGGCCAGTGGTGACAACACGCTCAGCATTACTAAAG GCGAGAAGCTGCGCGTGCTGGGCTACAACCACAACGGCGAGTGGTGCGAAGCGCAGACCAAAAATGGCCAAGGCTGGGTGCCGTCCAACTACATCACCCCTGTCAACAGCCTGGAGAAGCACAGCTGGTACCACGGGCCCGTGTCACGCAACGCCGCCGAGTACCTGCTCAGCTCGGGGATCAACGGCAGCTTCTTGGTGCGCGAGAGCGAGAGCAGTCCCGGCCAGAGGTCCATTTCGCTGCGCTACGAGGGGAGGGTTTACCACTACAGGATCAACACGGCATCCGACGGCAAG CTGTACGTGTCGTCGGAGAGCCGCTTCAACACGCTGGCCGAGCTGGTGCACCACCACAGCACGGTGGCCGACGGCCTCATCACCACGCTGCACTACCCGGCGCCCAAGCGCAACAAGCCCACCATCTACGGCGTGTCGCCCAACTACGACAAGTGGGAGATGGAGCGCACCGACATCACCATGAAGCACAAGCTGGGCGGCGGCCAGTACGGCGAGGTGTACGAGGGCGTGTGGAAGAAGTACAACCTGACTGTGGCCGTGAAGACGCTAAAG GAGGACACAATGGAAGTGGAGGAGTTCCTCAAGGAGGCGGCTGTAATGAAAGAGATCAAACATCCCAACCTGGTGCAACTCTTGG GCGTGTGCACACGGGAGCCTCCGTTCTACATCATCACAGAGTTCATGACCCACGGCAACCTGCTGGACTACCTGCGGGAGTGCAACCGAGAGGAGGTCAACGCCGTGGTGCTCCTCTACATGGCCACGCAGATCTCCTCCGCCATGGAATATCTGGAGAAAAAGAATTTTATACACAG GGACCTCGCCGCCCGCAACTGCTTGGTGGGCGAGAACCACCTGGTAAAGGTGGCAGACTTCGGCCTGAGCCGGCTGATGACGGGCGACACGTACACGGCCCACGCCGGGGCCAAGTTCCCCATCAAGTGGACGGCTCCGGAGAGCCTGGCCTATAACAAGTTCTCCATCAAGTCGGACGTGTGGG CATTCGGTGTTCTGCTGTGGGAGATCGCCACCTACGGGATGTCCCCCTACCCCGGCATTGACTTGTCCCAAGTGTACGAGCTGCTCGAGAAGGACTACCGCATGGACCGACCCGAGGGCTGTCCTGAGAAAGTCTATGAACTTATGAGGGCCT GTTGGAGGTGGAACCCTTCAGAACGTCCGTCCTTCGCAGAAACCCACCAAGCCTTTGAAACCATGTTCCAGGAGTCCAGCATCTCTGACG AGGTGGAAAAGGAGTTGGGGAAGAAAGGGAAGAAGGTGACGTTGGGCTCCATTCAGCAGGCTCCAGAACTGCCCACCAAGACCAGAACGCTGCGCAGAAATAAGGACAACCGGGATGGAGACAGTCCAG ACCCGGTGGACCCCGAGGTCGCCCTGCCCTCCCCGATGCTGCCCAGGAAAGAGCGCCCCCTCCTGGACGGCAATCTGAACGAGGACGACCGCCTGCTGCCCAAGGACAAGGACAAAACGCGCGGCGGCTTCCTGAGCCTgatcaagaagaagaaaaagaacgcACCGGCGCCTCCCAAACGCAGCACCTCCTTCCGCGAGATGGACGTCCACCACGATCGACGGGGAGGGTGTCCGGACCCTCGGGATGGGGACTGCGTCAACAACGGCGGATCTTTGGCCATTAACGACGCCACGCATGTGCTTGAATCCTCAAAGTCGCTGGCTACAAACAATAACGGCACAAACGGAGCTCCAACCTATCCTGGTCCATTGTTCCCCCGGAGGAAGGGCGACCCTGCTATGGCCGGACCGACGGGCAAGGCGGCAGTCACCCCTCCCGGCGAAGACGAGGTCATGACGAACTCTAAGCGCTTCTTTTGGTCCTCCAGCCTACCAACCGGCTCAGATGGCACCCAGTGGAGGTCCGTCACCCTGCCGAGGGATTTGGGCCAGAGGCGCTTTGACTCGGGTACCTTTGGGGGCAAACCGGCGCTCCCCCGCAAGAGAACCAGCGAACAGAAAGGGGACGCCGCTCCTCGATTGGGCGCCCTGACTCCCCCTCCGCGTCTGCCCAAGAAGGCGGAGGAGTCGCCGGATGAAGCGCCGAAAGATGCTGAGCCGAGTCCCGGGTCCAGTCCCCAGGCTTTAACCCCCAAGGTGGGCAAGAGGCCTGGGCTCCCGGAGAACTCCAAGACCAGTGCCCTGCACGCTGAACTTCTAAAGCCCAGCGTTTTCCCAGCGTTGGGCGCCGCCGGAGATGAGTGCCGGGCCCGCCGCAACAAGCATACCACCGACGCTCGAGAGAAGAGCAAGTTCCAGAAACCCAAACCGGCTCCTCCGCCGCCACCAGCCAACGCCAAAACGGCCAAGACCTCACGCAGTCCCGCTCAAGATCTCCCGTCCCCTTCCTCAGAAATCAAAGCTAAGGGCCTCACGTCACCCTCGGAGCCCCAACACGGAACCACTCCCGGCGAGGGGGCCAAGAAGCTTCCCCCGAGCTGCAACTCCAAACCTCAACCGCTCAAGACCTCTGCTTCGGCGAGCAGCTCCCTCGGGGGCGAGCCGGCCGCCTTCATTCCCCTGGTCAACCCCCGCCGCTCCCTGCGCAAGACGGCTCCGCGCCAGGCCTCGGAGCGCACACCCAACTCGGCCGTGACCCGCGAGATGGTCCTGGAGGGTGCCGAGCAGCTGCGCGCCGCCATCGGCCGCAACTCTGAGCAGACGGGCAGCCACGGCGCCGTCCTGGAGGCCGGCAAGAACCTGTCCAAGTACTGCGTCAGCTACGTGGACTCCATCCAGCAGATGCGGAACAAGTTTGCATTCCGCGAAGCCATCAACAAGCTGGAGAGCAGTCTGCGCGAGCTGCAGATCTGCCCCGCCGCCTCCGGGGGCGCCAATGCGCAGCAGGACTTCACCAAGCTGCTGTCTTCCGTCAAGGAGATCAGTGACATTGTTCAGAGGTAG
- the abl1 gene encoding tyrosine-protein kinase ABL1 isoform X3: MVLQAAPASLVTSLETFCVPEALQRPDLEGQGLSEAARWNSKENLLAGPSENDPNLFVALYDFVASGDNTLSITKGEKLRVLGYNHNGEWCEAQTKNGQGWVPSNYITPVNSLEKHSWYHGPVSRNAAEYLLSSGINGSFLVRESESSPGQRSISLRYEGRVYHYRINTASDGKLYVSSESRFNTLAELVHHHSTVADGLITTLHYPAPKRNKPTIYGVSPNYDKWEMERTDITMKHKLGGGQYGEVYEGVWKKYNLTVAVKTLKEDTMEVEEFLKEAAVMKEIKHPNLVQLLGVCTREPPFYIITEFMTHGNLLDYLRECNREEVNAVVLLYMATQISSAMEYLEKKNFIHRDLAARNCLVGENHLVKVADFGLSRLMTGDTYTAHAGAKFPIKWTAPESLAYNKFSIKSDVWAFGVLLWEIATYGMSPYPGIDLSQVYELLEKDYRMDRPEGCPEKVYELMRACWRWNPSERPSFAETHQAFETMFQESSISDEVEKELGKKGKKVTLGSIQQAPELPTKTRTLRRNKDNRDGDSPDPVDPEVALPSPMLPRKERPLLDGNLNEDDRLLPKDKDKTRGGFLSLIKKKKKNAPAPPKRSTSFREMDVHHDRRGGCPDPRDGDCVNNGGSLAINDATHVLESSKSLATNNNGTNGAPTYPGPLFPRRKGDPAMAGPTGKAAVTPPGEDEVMTNSKRFFWSSSLPTGSDGTQWRSVTLPRDLGQRRFDSGTFGGKPALPRKRTSEQKGDAAPRLGALTPPPRLPKKAEESPDEAPKDAEPSPGSSPQALTPKVGKRPGLPENSKTSALHAELLKPSVFPALGAAGDECRARRNKHTTDAREKSKFQKPKPAPPPPPANAKTAKTSRSPAQDLPSPSSEIKAKGLTSPSEPQHGTTPGEGAKKLPPSCNSKPQPLKTSASASSSLGGEPAAFIPLVNPRRSLRKTAPRQASERTPNSAVTREMVLEGAEQLRAAIGRNSEQTGSHGAVLEAGKNLSKYCVSYVDSIQQMRNKFAFREAINKLESSLRELQICPAASGGANAQQDFTKLLSSVKEISDIVQR, translated from the exons atggtgcttcaagccgctcccgcttctctcgtcaccagtttggaaacattttgcgttcccg aAGCTCTCCAGAGACCAGACTTAGAGGGTCAAGGTCTGTCCGAAGCGGCCCGCTGGAACTCTAAAGAGAACCTTTTGGCTGGACCCAGCGAAAATGACCCCAACCTGTTTGTGGCGCTGTATGACTTTGTGGCCAGTGGTGACAACACGCTCAGCATTACTAAAG GCGAGAAGCTGCGCGTGCTGGGCTACAACCACAACGGCGAGTGGTGCGAAGCGCAGACCAAAAATGGCCAAGGCTGGGTGCCGTCCAACTACATCACCCCTGTCAACAGCCTGGAGAAGCACAGCTGGTACCACGGGCCCGTGTCACGCAACGCCGCCGAGTACCTGCTCAGCTCGGGGATCAACGGCAGCTTCTTGGTGCGCGAGAGCGAGAGCAGTCCCGGCCAGAGGTCCATTTCGCTGCGCTACGAGGGGAGGGTTTACCACTACAGGATCAACACGGCATCCGACGGCAAG CTGTACGTGTCGTCGGAGAGCCGCTTCAACACGCTGGCCGAGCTGGTGCACCACCACAGCACGGTGGCCGACGGCCTCATCACCACGCTGCACTACCCGGCGCCCAAGCGCAACAAGCCCACCATCTACGGCGTGTCGCCCAACTACGACAAGTGGGAGATGGAGCGCACCGACATCACCATGAAGCACAAGCTGGGCGGCGGCCAGTACGGCGAGGTGTACGAGGGCGTGTGGAAGAAGTACAACCTGACTGTGGCCGTGAAGACGCTAAAG GAGGACACAATGGAAGTGGAGGAGTTCCTCAAGGAGGCGGCTGTAATGAAAGAGATCAAACATCCCAACCTGGTGCAACTCTTGG GCGTGTGCACACGGGAGCCTCCGTTCTACATCATCACAGAGTTCATGACCCACGGCAACCTGCTGGACTACCTGCGGGAGTGCAACCGAGAGGAGGTCAACGCCGTGGTGCTCCTCTACATGGCCACGCAGATCTCCTCCGCCATGGAATATCTGGAGAAAAAGAATTTTATACACAG GGACCTCGCCGCCCGCAACTGCTTGGTGGGCGAGAACCACCTGGTAAAGGTGGCAGACTTCGGCCTGAGCCGGCTGATGACGGGCGACACGTACACGGCCCACGCCGGGGCCAAGTTCCCCATCAAGTGGACGGCTCCGGAGAGCCTGGCCTATAACAAGTTCTCCATCAAGTCGGACGTGTGGG CATTCGGTGTTCTGCTGTGGGAGATCGCCACCTACGGGATGTCCCCCTACCCCGGCATTGACTTGTCCCAAGTGTACGAGCTGCTCGAGAAGGACTACCGCATGGACCGACCCGAGGGCTGTCCTGAGAAAGTCTATGAACTTATGAGGGCCT GTTGGAGGTGGAACCCTTCAGAACGTCCGTCCTTCGCAGAAACCCACCAAGCCTTTGAAACCATGTTCCAGGAGTCCAGCATCTCTGACG AGGTGGAAAAGGAGTTGGGGAAGAAAGGGAAGAAGGTGACGTTGGGCTCCATTCAGCAGGCTCCAGAACTGCCCACCAAGACCAGAACGCTGCGCAGAAATAAGGACAACCGGGATGGAGACAGTCCAG ACCCGGTGGACCCCGAGGTCGCCCTGCCCTCCCCGATGCTGCCCAGGAAAGAGCGCCCCCTCCTGGACGGCAATCTGAACGAGGACGACCGCCTGCTGCCCAAGGACAAGGACAAAACGCGCGGCGGCTTCCTGAGCCTgatcaagaagaagaaaaagaacgcACCGGCGCCTCCCAAACGCAGCACCTCCTTCCGCGAGATGGACGTCCACCACGATCGACGGGGAGGGTGTCCGGACCCTCGGGATGGGGACTGCGTCAACAACGGCGGATCTTTGGCCATTAACGACGCCACGCATGTGCTTGAATCCTCAAAGTCGCTGGCTACAAACAATAACGGCACAAACGGAGCTCCAACCTATCCTGGTCCATTGTTCCCCCGGAGGAAGGGCGACCCTGCTATGGCCGGACCGACGGGCAAGGCGGCAGTCACCCCTCCCGGCGAAGACGAGGTCATGACGAACTCTAAGCGCTTCTTTTGGTCCTCCAGCCTACCAACCGGCTCAGATGGCACCCAGTGGAGGTCCGTCACCCTGCCGAGGGATTTGGGCCAGAGGCGCTTTGACTCGGGTACCTTTGGGGGCAAACCGGCGCTCCCCCGCAAGAGAACCAGCGAACAGAAAGGGGACGCCGCTCCTCGATTGGGCGCCCTGACTCCCCCTCCGCGTCTGCCCAAGAAGGCGGAGGAGTCGCCGGATGAAGCGCCGAAAGATGCTGAGCCGAGTCCCGGGTCCAGTCCCCAGGCTTTAACCCCCAAGGTGGGCAAGAGGCCTGGGCTCCCGGAGAACTCCAAGACCAGTGCCCTGCACGCTGAACTTCTAAAGCCCAGCGTTTTCCCAGCGTTGGGCGCCGCCGGAGATGAGTGCCGGGCCCGCCGCAACAAGCATACCACCGACGCTCGAGAGAAGAGCAAGTTCCAGAAACCCAAACCGGCTCCTCCGCCGCCACCAGCCAACGCCAAAACGGCCAAGACCTCACGCAGTCCCGCTCAAGATCTCCCGTCCCCTTCCTCAGAAATCAAAGCTAAGGGCCTCACGTCACCCTCGGAGCCCCAACACGGAACCACTCCCGGCGAGGGGGCCAAGAAGCTTCCCCCGAGCTGCAACTCCAAACCTCAACCGCTCAAGACCTCTGCTTCGGCGAGCAGCTCCCTCGGGGGCGAGCCGGCCGCCTTCATTCCCCTGGTCAACCCCCGCCGCTCCCTGCGCAAGACGGCTCCGCGCCAGGCCTCGGAGCGCACACCCAACTCGGCCGTGACCCGCGAGATGGTCCTGGAGGGTGCCGAGCAGCTGCGCGCCGCCATCGGCCGCAACTCTGAGCAGACGGGCAGCCACGGCGCCGTCCTGGAGGCCGGCAAGAACCTGTCCAAGTACTGCGTCAGCTACGTGGACTCCATCCAGCAGATGCGGAACAAGTTTGCATTCCGCGAAGCCATCAACAAGCTGGAGAGCAGTCTGCGCGAGCTGCAGATCTGCCCCGCCGCCTCCGGGGGCGCCAATGCGCAGCAGGACTTCACCAAGCTGCTGTCTTCCGTCAAGGAGATCAGTGACATTGTTCAGAGGTAG
- the abl1 gene encoding tyrosine-protein kinase ABL1 isoform X2, translated as MKMLEICLKLVGCKSKKGLSSSSSCYLEEALQRPDLEGQGLSEAARWNSKENLLAGPSENDPNLFVALYDFVASGDNTLSITKGEKLRVLGYNHNGEWCEAQTKNGQGWVPSNYITPVNSLEKHSWYHGPVSRNAAEYLLSSGINGSFLVRESESSPGQRSISLRYEGRVYHYRINTASDGKLYVSSESRFNTLAELVHHHSTVADGLITTLHYPAPKRNKPTIYGVSPNYDKWEMERTDITMKHKLGGGQYGEVYEGVWKKYNLTVAVKTLKEDTMEVEEFLKEAAVMKEIKHPNLVQLLGVCTREPPFYIITEFMTHGNLLDYLRECNREEVNAVVLLYMATQISSAMEYLEKKNFIHRDLAARNCLVGENHLVKVADFGLSRLMTGDTYTAHAGAKFPIKWTAPESLAYNKFSIKSDVWAFGVLLWEIATYGMSPYPGIDLSQVYELLEKDYRMDRPEGCPEKVYELMRACWRWNPSERPSFAETHQAFETMFQESSISDEVEKELGKKGKKVTLGSIQQAPELPTKTRTLRRNKDNRDGDSPDPVDPEVALPSPMLPRKERPLLDGNLNEDDRLLPKDKDKTRGGFLSLIKKKKKNAPAPPKRSTSFREMDVHHDRRGGCPDPRDGDCVNNGGSLAINDATHVLESSKSLATNNNGTNGAPTYPGPLFPRRKGDPAMAGPTGKAAVTPPGEDEVMTNSKRFFWSSSLPTGSDGTQWRSVTLPRDLGQRRFDSGTFGGKPALPRKRTSEQKGDAAPRLGALTPPPRLPKKAEESPDEAPKDAEPSPGSSPQALTPKVGKRPGLPENSKTSALHAELLKPSVFPALGAAGDECRARRNKHTTDAREKSKFQKPKPAPPPPPANAKTAKTSRSPAQDLPSPSSEIKAKGLTSPSEPQHGTTPGEGAKKLPPSCNSKPQPLKTSASASSSLGGEPAAFIPLVNPRRSLRKTAPRQASERTPNSAVTREMVLEGAEQLRAAIGRNSEQTGSHGAVLEAGKNLSKYCVSYVDSIQQMRNKFAFREAINKLESSLRELQICPAASGGANAQQDFTKLLSSVKEISDIVQR; from the exons ATGAAAATGTTGGAGATTTGCCTGAAattggtggggtgtaaatctaAGAAAGGGCTTTCGTCCTCCTCCAGCTGCTACTTGGAAG aAGCTCTCCAGAGACCAGACTTAGAGGGTCAAGGTCTGTCCGAAGCGGCCCGCTGGAACTCTAAAGAGAACCTTTTGGCTGGACCCAGCGAAAATGACCCCAACCTGTTTGTGGCGCTGTATGACTTTGTGGCCAGTGGTGACAACACGCTCAGCATTACTAAAG GCGAGAAGCTGCGCGTGCTGGGCTACAACCACAACGGCGAGTGGTGCGAAGCGCAGACCAAAAATGGCCAAGGCTGGGTGCCGTCCAACTACATCACCCCTGTCAACAGCCTGGAGAAGCACAGCTGGTACCACGGGCCCGTGTCACGCAACGCCGCCGAGTACCTGCTCAGCTCGGGGATCAACGGCAGCTTCTTGGTGCGCGAGAGCGAGAGCAGTCCCGGCCAGAGGTCCATTTCGCTGCGCTACGAGGGGAGGGTTTACCACTACAGGATCAACACGGCATCCGACGGCAAG CTGTACGTGTCGTCGGAGAGCCGCTTCAACACGCTGGCCGAGCTGGTGCACCACCACAGCACGGTGGCCGACGGCCTCATCACCACGCTGCACTACCCGGCGCCCAAGCGCAACAAGCCCACCATCTACGGCGTGTCGCCCAACTACGACAAGTGGGAGATGGAGCGCACCGACATCACCATGAAGCACAAGCTGGGCGGCGGCCAGTACGGCGAGGTGTACGAGGGCGTGTGGAAGAAGTACAACCTGACTGTGGCCGTGAAGACGCTAAAG GAGGACACAATGGAAGTGGAGGAGTTCCTCAAGGAGGCGGCTGTAATGAAAGAGATCAAACATCCCAACCTGGTGCAACTCTTGG GCGTGTGCACACGGGAGCCTCCGTTCTACATCATCACAGAGTTCATGACCCACGGCAACCTGCTGGACTACCTGCGGGAGTGCAACCGAGAGGAGGTCAACGCCGTGGTGCTCCTCTACATGGCCACGCAGATCTCCTCCGCCATGGAATATCTGGAGAAAAAGAATTTTATACACAG GGACCTCGCCGCCCGCAACTGCTTGGTGGGCGAGAACCACCTGGTAAAGGTGGCAGACTTCGGCCTGAGCCGGCTGATGACGGGCGACACGTACACGGCCCACGCCGGGGCCAAGTTCCCCATCAAGTGGACGGCTCCGGAGAGCCTGGCCTATAACAAGTTCTCCATCAAGTCGGACGTGTGGG CATTCGGTGTTCTGCTGTGGGAGATCGCCACCTACGGGATGTCCCCCTACCCCGGCATTGACTTGTCCCAAGTGTACGAGCTGCTCGAGAAGGACTACCGCATGGACCGACCCGAGGGCTGTCCTGAGAAAGTCTATGAACTTATGAGGGCCT GTTGGAGGTGGAACCCTTCAGAACGTCCGTCCTTCGCAGAAACCCACCAAGCCTTTGAAACCATGTTCCAGGAGTCCAGCATCTCTGACG AGGTGGAAAAGGAGTTGGGGAAGAAAGGGAAGAAGGTGACGTTGGGCTCCATTCAGCAGGCTCCAGAACTGCCCACCAAGACCAGAACGCTGCGCAGAAATAAGGACAACCGGGATGGAGACAGTCCAG ACCCGGTGGACCCCGAGGTCGCCCTGCCCTCCCCGATGCTGCCCAGGAAAGAGCGCCCCCTCCTGGACGGCAATCTGAACGAGGACGACCGCCTGCTGCCCAAGGACAAGGACAAAACGCGCGGCGGCTTCCTGAGCCTgatcaagaagaagaaaaagaacgcACCGGCGCCTCCCAAACGCAGCACCTCCTTCCGCGAGATGGACGTCCACCACGATCGACGGGGAGGGTGTCCGGACCCTCGGGATGGGGACTGCGTCAACAACGGCGGATCTTTGGCCATTAACGACGCCACGCATGTGCTTGAATCCTCAAAGTCGCTGGCTACAAACAATAACGGCACAAACGGAGCTCCAACCTATCCTGGTCCATTGTTCCCCCGGAGGAAGGGCGACCCTGCTATGGCCGGACCGACGGGCAAGGCGGCAGTCACCCCTCCCGGCGAAGACGAGGTCATGACGAACTCTAAGCGCTTCTTTTGGTCCTCCAGCCTACCAACCGGCTCAGATGGCACCCAGTGGAGGTCCGTCACCCTGCCGAGGGATTTGGGCCAGAGGCGCTTTGACTCGGGTACCTTTGGGGGCAAACCGGCGCTCCCCCGCAAGAGAACCAGCGAACAGAAAGGGGACGCCGCTCCTCGATTGGGCGCCCTGACTCCCCCTCCGCGTCTGCCCAAGAAGGCGGAGGAGTCGCCGGATGAAGCGCCGAAAGATGCTGAGCCGAGTCCCGGGTCCAGTCCCCAGGCTTTAACCCCCAAGGTGGGCAAGAGGCCTGGGCTCCCGGAGAACTCCAAGACCAGTGCCCTGCACGCTGAACTTCTAAAGCCCAGCGTTTTCCCAGCGTTGGGCGCCGCCGGAGATGAGTGCCGGGCCCGCCGCAACAAGCATACCACCGACGCTCGAGAGAAGAGCAAGTTCCAGAAACCCAAACCGGCTCCTCCGCCGCCACCAGCCAACGCCAAAACGGCCAAGACCTCACGCAGTCCCGCTCAAGATCTCCCGTCCCCTTCCTCAGAAATCAAAGCTAAGGGCCTCACGTCACCCTCGGAGCCCCAACACGGAACCACTCCCGGCGAGGGGGCCAAGAAGCTTCCCCCGAGCTGCAACTCCAAACCTCAACCGCTCAAGACCTCTGCTTCGGCGAGCAGCTCCCTCGGGGGCGAGCCGGCCGCCTTCATTCCCCTGGTCAACCCCCGCCGCTCCCTGCGCAAGACGGCTCCGCGCCAGGCCTCGGAGCGCACACCCAACTCGGCCGTGACCCGCGAGATGGTCCTGGAGGGTGCCGAGCAGCTGCGCGCCGCCATCGGCCGCAACTCTGAGCAGACGGGCAGCCACGGCGCCGTCCTGGAGGCCGGCAAGAACCTGTCCAAGTACTGCGTCAGCTACGTGGACTCCATCCAGCAGATGCGGAACAAGTTTGCATTCCGCGAAGCCATCAACAAGCTGGAGAGCAGTCTGCGCGAGCTGCAGATCTGCCCCGCCGCCTCCGGGGGCGCCAATGCGCAGCAGGACTTCACCAAGCTGCTGTCTTCCGTCAAGGAGATCAGTGACATTGTTCAGAGGTAG
- the rab14l gene encoding ras-related protein Rab-14 — MATAPYNYSYIFKYIIIGDMGVGKSCLLHQFTEKKFMADCPHTIGVEFGTRIIEVSGQKIKLQIWDTAGQERFRAVTRSYYRGAAGALMVYDITRRSTYNHLSSWLTDARNLTNPNTVIILIGNKADLEAQRDVTYEEAKQFAEENGLLFLEASAKTGENVEDAFLEAAKKIYQNIQDGSLDLNAAESGVQHKPSAPQGGRLTSEPQPQREGCGC; from the exons ATGGCCACCGCACCGTACAACTACTCCTACATTTTCAAATACATCATCATCG GCGACATGGGGGTAGGCAAGTCATGTTTGCTTCACCAGTTCACAGAAAAGAAAT TCATGGCAGACTGCCCCCACACGATCGGCGTGGAGTTCGGCACGAGGATAATCGAGGTGAGCGGCCAGAAAATCAAGCTGCAGATCTGGGACACGGCCGGGCAGGAGCGCTTCCGGGCCGTGACCCGCTCGTACTACCGCGGCGCGGCGGGGGCGCTGATGGTTTACGACATCACCAG GAGAAGCACGTACAATCACCTCAGCAGCTGGTTGACCGATGCCAGAAATCTCACCAATCCCAATACG GTGATCATCCTCATAGGAAACAAAGCGGACCTGGAGGCGCAGCGAGACGTCACTTATGAGGAAGCAAAGCAGTTTGCTGAGGAGAACG GTCTGCTCTTCCTGGAAGCCAGCGCGAAAAC GGGTGAAAACGTGGAGGACGCCTTCCTGGAGGCGGCCAAGAAAATCTACCAGAACATCCAAGACGGCAGCCTGGACCTGAACGCCGCCGAATCGGGCGTCCAGCACAAGCCGTCGGCCCCCCAGGGCGGCCGGCTCACCAGCGAACCACAACCTCAGAGGGAAGGCTGCGGATGCTAA